The following are encoded together in the Fundidesulfovibrio putealis DSM 16056 genome:
- a CDS encoding D-alanyl-D-alanine carboxypeptidase family protein: protein MRVVSEWKGFTARLLCLALAMLLSLPWQSEPVQAASAKGEHQKQVSSKSSKSKQTEDNPAPRKGKKGKKSRAGRQAAAAVPIAARDDTGPLHLNVKSAFLMNMNTGKVYYAHDADERIPPASITKVLTLYIIREALAQKRITENTPIPVSALAIRTGGSTMSLYKGEKVPLSEIIKGISVVSANNACVAVAEYMGKGDSRRFVAQMNATAKSLGMSRSTFKNPNGLPATGQFSTARDIAKLSAAYLKRFPESLAIHSMTNHTYHGATHRNANSLLGRYEGVDGLKTGFVCASGYNITATAKRGKTRLIAVVLGSRNPIVREVETARLLEYGFSQAAAEPEKPEKPAKPGKSSKASKKQP, encoded by the coding sequence ATGAGGGTCGTATCCGAATGGAAAGGCTTCACCGCCAGACTGTTGTGCCTGGCGCTGGCCATGTTGCTTTCGCTCCCGTGGCAGTCCGAACCTGTCCAAGCCGCCTCCGCGAAAGGCGAGCATCAGAAGCAGGTATCTTCCAAGTCCTCGAAATCCAAGCAGACTGAAGACAATCCTGCTCCCCGGAAAGGAAAGAAGGGCAAAAAATCACGCGCAGGCAGGCAGGCTGCGGCCGCCGTTCCCATCGCGGCGCGCGACGATACCGGCCCCCTGCATCTGAACGTCAAGTCCGCCTTCCTGATGAACATGAACACCGGCAAGGTGTACTACGCCCACGACGCCGACGAACGCATCCCCCCCGCCTCAATCACCAAAGTGCTGACGTTGTATATCATCCGCGAAGCCCTGGCCCAGAAGCGCATCACCGAGAACACCCCCATCCCTGTAAGTGCCCTGGCCATCCGCACCGGCGGCTCCACCATGAGCCTCTACAAGGGCGAGAAGGTGCCGCTTTCCGAGATAATAAAGGGCATCAGCGTGGTTTCGGCCAACAACGCCTGCGTGGCCGTGGCCGAGTACATGGGCAAGGGCGATTCGCGCCGCTTCGTGGCGCAGATGAACGCCACGGCCAAAAGCCTGGGCATGAGCCGCAGCACCTTCAAGAATCCCAACGGGCTGCCCGCTACCGGCCAGTTCTCCACTGCGCGCGATATCGCCAAGCTCTCCGCCGCCTACCTCAAGCGGTTCCCGGAATCGCTGGCCATCCACTCCATGACCAACCACACCTATCACGGAGCCACGCACCGCAACGCCAACTCCCTGCTGGGCCGCTACGAAGGCGTGGACGGCCTGAAAACCGGCTTCGTGTGCGCCTCCGGCTACAACATCACGGCCACGGCCAAGCGCGGCAAGACCCGCCTGATCGCCGTGGTGCTGGGCTCGCGCAACCCCATCGTGCGCGAGGTGGAGACGGCCCGGCTCCTGGAGTACGGCTTCTCCCAGGCGGCAGCCGAACCGGAAAAGCCCGAAAAGCCTGCAAAGCCCGGCAAATCCTCCAAAGCTTCGAAAAAGCAGCCATGA
- a CDS encoding peroxiredoxin family protein, translating to MKAVAFLPLLILLLFSSHDVFASGATTSADMKPLPVGQTFPDVTFAGPILEKEAKELGAGAGGKPFTLQQTKAQAVILVVFSMYCPFCQKEAPELNKMHTLIKSKGLSGKIRLVGLGAGNSPFEVNVFREKFSTPFPLIPDQDFAAYKLLGQVGTPFYYVLKRQGDGFVIVDTQLGCVTSAEAFLNTALEKTGLSKEK from the coding sequence ATGAAAGCCGTAGCCTTCCTTCCTCTTCTCATTCTTCTGCTGTTCTCGTCACATGACGTTTTCGCCTCCGGCGCCACCACTTCGGCGGACATGAAGCCTTTGCCCGTGGGACAGACCTTCCCGGACGTCACCTTCGCCGGGCCGATCCTGGAAAAGGAAGCCAAGGAACTCGGCGCGGGAGCCGGGGGCAAGCCCTTCACGCTCCAGCAGACCAAGGCCCAGGCAGTCATCCTGGTGGTCTTCTCCATGTACTGCCCCTTCTGCCAGAAGGAGGCCCCGGAGCTGAACAAGATGCACACGCTCATCAAGTCCAAGGGGCTTTCCGGCAAGATCAGGCTGGTGGGGCTGGGCGCGGGCAACTCCCCCTTCGAGGTGAACGTGTTCCGCGAGAAGTTCTCCACCCCCTTCCCCCTGATCCCTGATCAGGACTTTGCGGCCTACAAGCTGCTGGGGCAGGTGGGGACGCCTTTCTACTACGTGCTCAAACGCCAGGGTGACGGCTTCGTCATCGTGGACACCCAGCTCGGCTGCGTCACCTCGGCCGAGGCCTTCCTGAACACCGCCCTGGAGAAGACCGGACTTTCCAAGGAGAAATAA
- the fdnG gene encoding formate dehydrogenase-N subunit alpha translates to MSLERRDFLKLTAATAAVTAFGGLGLDLTTVHAAAELAKLKGSKQSTSVCCYCSVGCGLIVSTAQDAKARAVNVEGDPDHPINEGSLCPKGASIWQLTENDKRITKVLYRAPNSDKWQEKTYDWALNEIAKRVKKERDKSFTAKNAKGQEVNRLETIASVGSAAMDNEECWIYQQMLRALGLTYIEHQARIUHSATVAALAESFGRGAMTNHWIDIKNSDAVLVIGSNPAENHPISFKWIMRAKDAGGKLICVDPRFTKTASKADLYASIRSGSDIGFFGGFINYIVANNMMFKDYVVNYTNASFLLTDKFEFKDGMFSGFDAAKKAYDKSSWSFAKDENGLVKKDPTLQDPRCVFQIMKKHYERYTLQNVSNITGCSVEKLEEVYKMFGATGAPDKTGTVLYAMGQTQHTVGVQNIRAMSIVQLLLGNIGTAGGGINALRGEANVQGSTDQGLLFHILPGYMPTSTASVTDLKAYVDKFTPKTKDPKSANWWGNRPKYLASYLKAIYPNQKPEDSYKWLPKCEDGKDYSWLTLFDDMYKGQFKGFFAWGQNPAASTANCDKVRKAMAKLDWMVTVNIFDTETASFWKGPGMDPKKIKTEVFFLPCCVSIEKEGSISNSGRWMQWRYPGPKPLGGTKPDGDLIYELFDKIQKLYKADKKAVYPDPIVNLNWEIATNHVFDPHKVAKLLNGWFMTDKTIGDKTYKKGDPVPAFGLLQDDGSTCSGNWIYCGSYTDKNMSARRDKTQTPMQEKIGLYPGWTWAWPVNRRILYNRASVDPQGKPYQPTKPVIEWQDGKWVGDVPDGPWAPMADEKAGKNPFIMTTEGFAQIFGPGRNDGPLPEYYEPLECPIPEHPFSKVLHNPTALIFEGATEKRAVCDPRFPFVCSTYRVTEHWQTGVMTRWTPWLLECEPQMFVEMSPELAKLRGINGGDKCFVESVRGSLWAIAIVTERLKPMQVMGQTVHMVGIPWHFGWVFPKDGGDSANLLTPSVGDPNTGIPETKAFMVNVKKA, encoded by the coding sequence ATGTCACTGGAAAGGCGAGACTTTCTCAAACTGACCGCCGCTACCGCTGCGGTCACGGCCTTCGGAGGCCTGGGGCTGGACCTGACCACGGTCCATGCCGCCGCCGAACTGGCCAAGCTCAAGGGCAGCAAGCAGTCCACCTCGGTGTGCTGCTATTGCTCCGTGGGCTGCGGCCTGATCGTTTCCACCGCGCAGGACGCCAAAGCCCGCGCCGTGAACGTGGAAGGCGACCCGGACCATCCGATCAACGAGGGATCGCTGTGTCCCAAGGGAGCTTCCATCTGGCAGCTCACCGAGAACGACAAGCGCATCACCAAGGTGCTCTACCGCGCCCCCAACTCGGACAAGTGGCAGGAAAAGACCTACGACTGGGCGCTCAATGAGATCGCCAAGCGGGTCAAGAAGGAGCGCGACAAGTCCTTCACCGCCAAGAATGCCAAAGGCCAGGAAGTCAACCGCCTGGAGACCATCGCCTCGGTGGGCTCGGCAGCCATGGACAACGAAGAGTGCTGGATCTACCAGCAGATGCTTCGCGCCCTGGGCCTAACATACATCGAACATCAGGCCCGTATCTGACACAGCGCAACTGTAGCGGCTCTGGCAGAGTCGTTCGGACGCGGCGCGATGACCAATCACTGGATCGACATCAAGAACAGTGATGCAGTTTTAGTAATCGGCTCCAACCCTGCCGAAAACCACCCCATCTCCTTCAAGTGGATCATGCGGGCCAAGGACGCGGGCGGCAAGCTCATCTGCGTCGATCCCCGCTTCACCAAGACGGCCTCCAAGGCTGATCTGTACGCCTCCATCCGGTCGGGTTCCGACATCGGCTTCTTCGGCGGCTTCATCAACTACATCGTGGCCAACAACATGATGTTCAAGGACTACGTGGTGAACTACACCAACGCGTCCTTCCTGCTGACCGACAAGTTCGAGTTCAAAGACGGCATGTTCTCCGGCTTCGACGCCGCCAAGAAGGCTTACGACAAGTCCTCCTGGTCCTTCGCCAAGGACGAGAACGGGCTGGTCAAGAAAGACCCCACCCTCCAGGACCCCAGGTGCGTCTTCCAGATCATGAAGAAGCACTATGAGCGCTACACGCTGCAGAACGTCTCCAACATCACCGGCTGCTCCGTGGAGAAGCTGGAGGAAGTCTACAAGATGTTCGGCGCCACCGGCGCTCCCGACAAGACCGGCACCGTGCTCTACGCCATGGGCCAGACCCAGCACACCGTGGGCGTGCAGAACATCCGGGCCATGTCCATCGTGCAGCTGCTTTTGGGCAACATCGGCACCGCCGGCGGTGGCATCAACGCCCTTCGCGGCGAGGCCAACGTGCAGGGCTCCACGGACCAGGGCCTCCTGTTCCACATCCTGCCCGGCTACATGCCCACGTCCACGGCTTCCGTCACGGACCTCAAGGCCTACGTGGACAAGTTCACCCCCAAGACCAAGGACCCCAAGTCCGCCAACTGGTGGGGCAACAGGCCCAAGTACCTGGCCAGCTACCTGAAGGCCATCTACCCCAACCAGAAGCCTGAAGACTCCTACAAGTGGCTGCCCAAGTGCGAGGACGGCAAGGACTACTCCTGGCTGACCCTGTTTGACGACATGTACAAGGGACAGTTCAAGGGCTTCTTCGCCTGGGGACAGAACCCGGCGGCCTCCACCGCCAACTGCGACAAGGTCCGCAAGGCCATGGCCAAGCTGGACTGGATGGTCACGGTCAACATCTTCGACACCGAGACCGCGTCCTTCTGGAAGGGTCCCGGCATGGACCCCAAGAAGATCAAGACCGAGGTCTTCTTCCTGCCCTGCTGCGTGTCCATCGAGAAGGAAGGCTCCATCTCCAACTCGGGCCGCTGGATGCAGTGGCGCTACCCCGGCCCCAAGCCCCTGGGCGGCACCAAGCCTGACGGCGACCTGATCTACGAGCTGTTCGACAAGATCCAGAAGCTCTACAAGGCCGACAAGAAGGCCGTGTATCCCGATCCGATCGTGAACCTGAACTGGGAAATCGCCACCAACCACGTGTTCGACCCCCACAAGGTGGCCAAGCTCCTGAACGGCTGGTTCATGACCGACAAGACCATCGGCGACAAGACCTACAAGAAGGGCGACCCCGTCCCCGCCTTCGGCCTGCTCCAGGACGACGGCTCCACCTGCTCGGGCAACTGGATCTACTGCGGCTCCTACACGGACAAGAACATGTCCGCCCGCCGCGACAAGACCCAGACCCCCATGCAGGAGAAGATCGGCCTGTACCCCGGCTGGACCTGGGCCTGGCCCGTCAACCGCCGCATCCTGTACAACCGCGCCTCCGTGGACCCGCAGGGCAAGCCCTACCAGCCCACCAAGCCGGTCATCGAGTGGCAGGACGGCAAGTGGGTGGGCGACGTGCCCGACGGTCCCTGGGCTCCCATGGCCGACGAGAAGGCCGGAAAGAACCCCTTCATCATGACCACCGAGGGCTTCGCCCAGATCTTCGGCCCCGGACGCAACGACGGTCCGCTGCCCGAATACTACGAGCCCCTGGAGTGCCCGATCCCCGAGCATCCGTTCTCCAAGGTGCTGCACAACCCCACGGCGCTGATCTTCGAAGGCGCCACGGAGAAGAGGGCCGTGTGCGATCCGCGCTTCCCCTTCGTGTGCTCCACCTACCGCGTGACGGAACACTGGCAGACCGGCGTCATGACCCGCTGGACCCCCTGGCTGCTCGAATGCGAGCCCCAGATGTTCGTGGAGATGAGCCCCGAGCTTGCCAAGCTGCGCGGAATCAACGGCGGCGACAAGTGCTTCGTTGAATCGGTGCGCGGCTCCCTGTGGGCCATCGCCATCGTCACCGAACGCCTGAAGCCCATGCAGGTCATGGGGCAGACGGTGCACATGGTGGGCATCCCCTGGCACTTCGGTTGGGTGTTCCCCAAGGACGGCGGCGACTCCGCCAACCTGCTCACCCCCTCGGTCGGCGACCCGAACACGGGCATCCCGGAAACCAAGGCCTTCATGGTCAACGTCAAAAAGGCCTAG
- the ald gene encoding alanine dehydrogenase — MIIGIPKEIKPQENRVAMTPGGVATLVRAGHTVLVEDGAGVGSGLTNDEYLAAGAQLVSADKAWGAKMVIKVKEPIASEYQYLRPDLILFTYLHLAAAEELTRALLASKCTGIAYETVQLPDGSLPLLTPMSEVAGRMATQVGAHYLEKYQGGRGVLLGGVPGVAPGNVVVLGGGVVGTNAAKMALGLGARVTILDVSHKRLQYLDDVFGGRLTTITSTEPNIREAVAQADLLIGGVLIVGAKAPNLVTRDMLKTMKEGSVIVDVSVDQGGCVETIKPTTHKDPTYVIDGVVHYGVANMPGGVPRTSTFALTNQTLPYAMKLAAKGLDALKADASLMLGLNTHNGLLTCQAVGDAFNMACSAPSDVF, encoded by the coding sequence ATGATCATCGGCATCCCCAAGGAAATCAAACCTCAGGAGAACCGGGTGGCCATGACCCCCGGCGGCGTCGCAACCCTCGTCCGCGCGGGTCACACCGTTCTGGTCGAAGACGGCGCGGGCGTCGGCTCCGGGCTGACCAACGACGAATACCTGGCCGCCGGAGCCCAGCTCGTCTCCGCCGACAAGGCCTGGGGCGCCAAGATGGTCATCAAGGTCAAGGAACCCATCGCCAGCGAATACCAGTACCTGCGCCCCGACCTCATCCTCTTCACCTACCTGCACCTGGCCGCCGCCGAGGAACTCACCCGCGCGCTTTTGGCCTCCAAGTGCACCGGCATCGCCTATGAGACCGTGCAGCTGCCCGACGGCAGCCTGCCCCTCCTGACCCCCATGTCCGAAGTGGCCGGCCGCATGGCCACCCAGGTGGGCGCGCACTACCTGGAGAAGTACCAGGGCGGACGCGGCGTGCTGCTGGGCGGCGTGCCCGGCGTGGCCCCCGGCAACGTGGTGGTGCTGGGCGGCGGCGTGGTGGGCACCAACGCGGCCAAGATGGCCCTGGGCCTGGGCGCGCGCGTGACCATCCTCGACGTCTCCCACAAGCGCCTCCAGTACCTGGACGACGTGTTCGGCGGCCGCCTGACCACCATCACCTCCACCGAGCCCAACATCCGCGAAGCCGTGGCCCAGGCCGACCTGCTGATCGGCGGCGTGCTGATCGTGGGCGCCAAGGCCCCCAACCTGGTCACCCGCGACATGCTGAAGACCATGAAGGAAGGCTCGGTGATCGTGGACGTGTCCGTGGACCAGGGCGGCTGCGTGGAGACCATCAAGCCCACCACCCACAAGGACCCCACCTACGTGATCGACGGCGTGGTGCACTACGGCGTGGCCAACATGCCCGGCGGCGTGCCCCGCACCTCCACCTTCGCGCTGACCAACCAGACCCTGCCCTACGCCATGAAGCTGGCCGCCAAGGGCCTGGACGCGCTGAAGGCCGACGCCAGCCTGATGCTCGGCCTGAACACCCACAACGGCCTCCTGACCTGCCAGGCCGTGGGCGACGCTTTCAACATGGCCTGCTCCGCCCCCTCGGACGTTTTTTAG
- a CDS encoding PEP-CTERM sorting domain-containing protein has product MNQSKLLLATAVFIFVAFFTYLSHANVAVNFNQVDFYQDGLLSTPNSEWGEFNVTYDQGSSLQWINVVADPGTPNARWIVQNNPLLPSGMTGTSLFNGTSYFDLGISRGTDIPALNFGYIVSSTPASSIPTSFDVTGSASVGSSQNIINSGAADGNTTLGSPSNGNLNWGVSYLGVTAHWQMNMPNVAQKTNYCVPGAAANSLQWLNKSLNLGITQTTVETMNDLAGKMGTTTTVGTYDTNFVAGKLNYISSNKLPLEVHFVGGGATLKKGDYTDPTSKTVAKNDGAVTWDWIQKEKMKGQDIELWSNGHVVVMEGFISWDNIHLIAYRDDPYQHGVNTTADELARLASRHVWTYYINGDTDLGNGKAKLHLAVAESPVPEPGTMLLVGIGIAGIGYLRKRRARQ; this is encoded by the coding sequence ATGAATCAATCTAAACTGTTGTTGGCAACGGCTGTTTTCATTTTCGTGGCGTTCTTTACCTACTTGTCACACGCGAACGTCGCAGTGAACTTCAACCAGGTTGATTTTTACCAAGACGGCTTGCTGTCTACCCCTAACTCCGAGTGGGGCGAATTCAACGTCACGTATGACCAGGGCAGTTCATTGCAATGGATCAACGTGGTGGCTGATCCTGGGACTCCAAACGCCCGCTGGATAGTGCAGAACAACCCGTTGCTGCCTTCCGGCATGACTGGCACCTCCCTATTCAACGGAACCAGCTATTTTGATCTAGGAATATCGCGCGGCACTGACATTCCTGCATTAAACTTTGGCTATATCGTCAGTTCGACGCCAGCATCAAGCATCCCCACAAGCTTTGATGTGACAGGGAGCGCCAGCGTAGGGTCATCTCAAAACATCATCAACAGTGGCGCGGCGGATGGCAACACAACTCTCGGCTCACCATCGAACGGCAATCTCAACTGGGGCGTTTCTTACCTCGGGGTTACGGCCCATTGGCAGATGAACATGCCGAACGTTGCCCAGAAAACGAATTACTGCGTCCCGGGTGCTGCTGCCAACAGTCTGCAATGGCTCAACAAATCCCTCAACCTGGGAATCACGCAAACTACCGTCGAGACAATGAACGATCTGGCAGGCAAGATGGGAACGACAACAACTGTAGGAACGTACGACACGAATTTCGTTGCCGGCAAACTGAATTACATTAGCAGCAACAAGCTTCCTCTGGAAGTCCACTTTGTTGGCGGCGGTGCCACCCTCAAGAAGGGGGATTACACCGACCCCACAAGCAAGACTGTTGCCAAGAACGACGGAGCCGTGACGTGGGACTGGATTCAGAAAGAGAAAATGAAAGGCCAGGACATTGAATTGTGGAGCAACGGCCACGTGGTGGTTATGGAGGGATTCATATCCTGGGACAACATCCACCTCATCGCGTATCGGGACGATCCATACCAGCATGGCGTCAACACAACTGCCGACGAGCTTGCAAGACTGGCGTCCCGCCACGTCTGGACATACTACATCAATGGGGACACGGATCTTGGCAACGGGAAAGCGAAGCTCCATCTGGCCGTAGCCGAATCCCCGGTCCCTGAACCGGGCACGATGCTTCTCGTGGGCATCGGCATTGCCGGGATCGGCTATTTGAGGAAGCGTAGAGCCAGACAGTGA
- a CDS encoding ABC transporter substrate-binding protein, which yields MSAWQDRTTRDGSGCGLLRFLLLTLLAGLTALLAACEPTPPPAPQTGRQGVSATEIRIGASLPLSGHAAYLGQETLRGAASYLAHVNARGGVHGRTISLITRDDGYDPPRCVDNTQRLIIEDQVFALSCYVGTPTTTKILPMLVEARIPLVGAFTGAYDLRVPFQRYVINVRPSYYQETASAVEHLVEDLGLERIGVFYQYDAYGFDGLKGAELALRGYSMAPVARGSYARGTMDVEEGLAKILESKAQAVVIIGTSAPSAKFIQLAMERNPELVFYAVSFVGAEEIARMLGPREKARVLVSQVMPPPDLPETRALLWGVREYEDLLRQSFPGHAPTAVGLEGFINAKVLVEGLRRAGPDLDRERFIDSVESIRDYSLGLANTLAYAPGDHQGLERVYFTKLEEGRFVLVTDWSKPFASRNCP from the coding sequence ATGAGCGCATGGCAGGACAGAACCACAAGGGACGGTTCCGGCTGCGGGCTTTTGCGCTTCCTGCTCCTGACGCTCCTGGCGGGCCTGACCGCGCTGCTGGCCGCCTGCGAGCCAACGCCCCCTCCGGCTCCCCAGACCGGACGACAGGGGGTCAGCGCCACGGAGATCCGCATCGGGGCCAGCCTGCCCCTCTCGGGACACGCAGCCTATCTGGGTCAGGAGACCCTGCGCGGGGCAGCCTCGTACCTGGCCCACGTCAACGCGCGCGGCGGCGTCCACGGGCGCACCATCTCGCTCATCACCCGCGACGACGGCTACGATCCACCCCGCTGCGTGGACAACACCCAGCGCCTGATCATCGAGGACCAGGTGTTCGCCCTGTCCTGCTACGTGGGCACGCCCACAACCACCAAGATCCTGCCCATGCTGGTGGAGGCCAGAATCCCGCTGGTGGGGGCCTTCACCGGAGCCTACGACCTGCGCGTGCCGTTCCAGCGCTACGTGATAAACGTCCGCCCCTCCTACTACCAGGAGACGGCCTCGGCCGTTGAGCACCTGGTGGAGGACCTGGGCCTGGAGCGCATCGGCGTGTTCTATCAGTACGACGCCTACGGCTTCGACGGCCTGAAAGGCGCGGAGCTGGCCCTTCGCGGCTACAGCATGGCCCCGGTGGCCAGAGGCTCCTACGCGCGCGGCACCATGGACGTGGAAGAGGGGCTTGCCAAGATTCTGGAGAGCAAGGCCCAGGCAGTGGTCATCATCGGCACATCCGCACCCTCGGCCAAGTTCATCCAATTGGCCATGGAGCGAAACCCTGAGCTGGTCTTCTACGCGGTGTCCTTCGTGGGCGCTGAGGAGATCGCCCGCATGCTCGGCCCCCGCGAGAAAGCCCGCGTGCTGGTCTCCCAGGTGATGCCCCCGCCGGACCTGCCGGAAACCCGCGCCCTTCTGTGGGGCGTACGCGAATACGAGGATCTGTTGCGCCAGTCCTTCCCCGGCCACGCGCCCACTGCGGTTGGCCTGGAAGGCTTCATCAACGCCAAGGTGCTGGTGGAGGGGCTTCGCCGGGCCGGGCCGGACCTGGACCGGGAACGCTTCATCGATTCCGTGGAGTCCATCAGGGATTACTCGCTGGGACTGGCCAACACCCTGGCCTACGCTCCGGGTGACCACCAGGGCCTGGAGCGTGTGTACTTCACCAAGCTGGAGGAAGGCCGCTTCGTGCTGGTCACGGACTGGTCCAAACCCTTCGCCAGCCGGAACTGCCCGTAG
- a CDS encoding peroxiredoxin encodes MPVGSASALRFLAALTLCLGLAALPHWEAHAQGLPAKTPGAPIPTALIYQPGQLKPVDSQLAVKVGDKAPDFDLPGINGKRVALADYLGKKNVVLSFIPAAWTPVCSGQWPGYNFAREVFESRDAVLIGISCDNIPSLNAWIVEMGGVWFPVASDFWPHGGLSKKFGVLRSDGTSERAIFIIDKQGVIRFIDVSDINLRPDLGKVSQALSSLK; translated from the coding sequence ATGCCCGTGGGTTCCGCATCCGCCCTGCGTTTTTTGGCCGCGCTCACGCTTTGCCTGGGGCTGGCCGCGCTCCCGCACTGGGAGGCGCACGCCCAGGGCTTGCCCGCAAAAACTCCGGGAGCTCCCATCCCCACCGCCCTCATCTACCAGCCGGGACAGCTGAAGCCCGTGGACAGCCAACTAGCGGTCAAGGTCGGGGACAAGGCCCCCGACTTCGACCTTCCGGGCATTAACGGCAAGCGCGTGGCCCTGGCCGACTACCTGGGTAAGAAGAACGTGGTGCTCTCCTTCATCCCTGCGGCCTGGACCCCGGTCTGCTCCGGCCAGTGGCCCGGCTACAACTTCGCGCGCGAGGTGTTCGAATCCAGGGATGCGGTGCTCATCGGCATCAGCTGCGACAACATCCCTTCGCTCAACGCCTGGATTGTGGAGATGGGCGGGGTGTGGTTCCCGGTGGCCTCGGACTTCTGGCCACACGGCGGCCTGTCCAAAAAGTTCGGCGTGCTGCGCTCGGACGGCACGTCCGAGCGGGCCATCTTCATCATCGACAAGCAAGGCGTCATCCGGTTCATCGACGTGAGCGACATCAACCTGCGCCCCGACCTGGGCAAGGTGTCCCAAGCCCTGTCGAGTCTGAAATGA
- a CDS encoding 4Fe-4S dicluster domain-containing protein: MPGKTFFVDLARCTACRGCQVACKQWKQLPAEQTKNTGSHQNPPDLSAITLKVVRMKEVGGRDDFKWLFLPDQCRHCVDAPCKDAGDGIVKDAITQDKETGAIIFTEKTKGLPFDTIKGACPYDIPRLDAKTKVISKCDMCNDRVLSGQLPACVKTCPTGAMNFGERDEMLAMAKKRFEELKKTNPKAVLVDYDQVRVVFLTEHAPNLYHKTLMSDAGGPKMYTRLAALDKLLGPVRQARG, from the coding sequence ATGCCCGGCAAGACCTTCTTCGTCGACCTCGCCCGGTGCACCGCATGCCGTGGTTGCCAGGTCGCGTGCAAACAATGGAAGCAGCTTCCCGCTGAACAGACCAAGAACACGGGTTCCCACCAGAACCCGCCCGACCTGTCCGCCATCACCCTCAAGGTGGTGCGCATGAAGGAAGTGGGGGGCCGCGACGACTTCAAGTGGCTCTTCCTGCCCGACCAGTGCCGCCACTGCGTGGACGCGCCCTGCAAGGACGCGGGCGACGGCATCGTCAAGGACGCCATCACCCAGGACAAGGAAACAGGCGCGATCATCTTCACCGAGAAGACCAAGGGCCTGCCCTTCGATACCATCAAAGGCGCCTGCCCCTACGACATCCCCAGGCTGGACGCCAAGACCAAGGTCATCAGCAAGTGCGACATGTGCAACGACCGCGTCCTCTCCGGTCAGTTGCCAGCCTGCGTGAAGACCTGCCCGACCGGGGCCATGAACTTCGGAGAGCGCGACGAGATGCTGGCCATGGCCAAGAAGCGTTTCGAAGAGCTCAAGAAGACCAACCCCAAGGCCGTGCTGGTGGATTATGACCAGGTGCGGGTGGTGTTCCTGACCGAACACGCGCCCAACCTGTACCACAAAACCCTCATGTCGGATGCTGGCGGGCCCAAGATGTATACCCGCCTCGCCGCCCTGGACAAACTGCTGGGACCCGTGCGCCAGGCGCGGGGCTAG
- a CDS encoding ATP-binding protein, whose amino-acid sequence MDHKWILSERLSREVGFRAACLDYLDSVEADTDALHNRQADLLGEMGAHFIEKDAWETLSDTQPPKQLVHKRIILPLREEILSRKHGVIPPKSLIFFGPPGTGKTHFVKAMAGKLGWWFIEILPSLLMADGVDKIGANLRTTMEKVRKLDEVVVFIDEFEEIAASRDEASRIDRSITNEFLKQVPMLKKPGSKILLVCATNYIRQLDAALLRPGRFDCIIPVGTLDEEGRRTILQHYTSKIHARDIDMDLLVSLTQNFTPADIELLFQIIAQRSFEQEYEIRQECVVTTDAIISEISKFRPSLTPEMIEEFKQDALKYSRI is encoded by the coding sequence ATGGACCACAAATGGATCCTGTCGGAAAGACTGTCGCGGGAGGTGGGCTTCCGGGCCGCCTGCCTCGACTACCTGGACAGTGTTGAAGCGGACACGGACGCACTTCACAACAGGCAGGCGGACCTGCTTGGCGAGATGGGGGCGCACTTCATCGAGAAGGACGCCTGGGAGACCCTCTCGGACACGCAGCCACCCAAGCAATTGGTCCACAAGCGGATCATCCTGCCCCTGCGGGAGGAGATACTCTCCCGAAAGCATGGCGTCATCCCTCCGAAGTCTTTGATCTTTTTCGGCCCCCCAGGCACGGGAAAAACCCACTTTGTCAAAGCCATGGCCGGGAAGCTGGGCTGGTGGTTCATCGAAATATTACCCAGCCTGCTTATGGCCGACGGTGTGGACAAAATCGGGGCCAATCTCCGAACCACCATGGAGAAAGTCCGGAAATTGGACGAAGTGGTGGTGTTCATCGACGAATTCGAGGAAATCGCCGCCAGCCGCGACGAGGCAAGCCGGATAGACCGGTCCATCACCAACGAATTTCTCAAGCAGGTCCCAATGCTGAAAAAGCCGGGCAGCAAGATCCTGCTTGTATGCGCGACAAACTACATCCGGCAGTTGGACGCAGCGCTGCTGCGCCCAGGTCGCTTCGACTGCATCATACCTGTGGGGACCCTGGACGAAGAGGGGAGACGCACCATCTTGCAGCATTACACCTCCAAGATACACGCCAGGGACATCGATATGGACCTGCTCGTCAGCCTGACCCAGAACTTCACTCCGGCGGACATAGAGCTGCTGTTTCAGATCATCGCCCAGCGCTCTTTCGAACAGGAATACGAGATCAGGCAAGAGTGCGTGGTCACCACGGACGCGATCATCTCTGAGATATCCAAATTCCGGCCTTCGCTGACCCCTGAAATGATTGAGGAGTTCAAGCAGGACGCGCTCAAGTATTCCCGAATTTGA